The Malassezia japonica chromosome 5, complete sequence genome contains a region encoding:
- a CDS encoding endothelin-converting enzyme 1 (MEROPS:MER0001056; COG:E; EggNog:ENOG503NWJF; TransMembrane:1 (i36-58o)) translates to MPEESPLLGGAGRPASVFQKCKRTARRACDAVARSGVWRLAVLVLAVVNVWALLHVVVRRLPRATPVADDVCESETCVDAAYTMIHSLNETADPCEDFFAFATGGWQASHPIPKDQGAYEAFQVVEDANDKVMRRILTDLPASNKVDQQNLGTLRTFYGACMNTDAQDKLGTAPLLDEFRALHSVLTDSKAPLADTLAWLHARGYDALFSSDISGDAGKAPLLAIPEVSPGGLGLPDPAYYEDKKAVDMYRDLIVDAVRALHKEAHSSLLPMDMDADAVALAIVAFEAEVAKITPDMVELSDPVGIYNPISPAALEKMAPAVDWRTYFKRMSGERATPKSVIIASPAYMKKLSKLLETTPKNTVHAYLYWTVVRDAGRFLGPNVTLGEPARRLNRFARGVDVDVRDNRESQCLKATNSALGLMSGRFFVQEAFGFDSKTQVERIIDQIRKAFYRRLHTIPWLDGETRKAALRKAEWVAIEVGYPTVPNTESATSIRDWYADLAVGDAYFANRLAARKFEVAQQWARLGGEILTGMSAAMVPSEVNAFYNPPHNEIVFPAGILQAPFFHPRWPMYMQYGAFGAVAGHELSHAFDPNGRLYDAEGLLHDWWTPRTASEFHARQKCIEEQYGNYTIDDGEGHQLHLQSRFSVGEDVADAGGIAQSYRAWRHQLASDPAAAAQNKRLPGLSNYTPEQIFFLAYGATWASNVRTAEAVRLLRIDPHSPGKYRVNGVLANFPPFAEAFQCKRGTPMAPKERCEIW, encoded by the exons ATGCCAGAAGAAAGCCCGCTGCTGGGGGGCGCGGGCCGCCCCGCCTCGGTGTTCCAAAAGTGcaagcgcacggcgcgcagggCGTGCGATGCAGTAGCACGTAGCGGCGTGTGGCGTCTCGCGGTGCTTGTGCTCGCGGTTGTCAACGTCTGGGCGCTCTtgcacgtcgtcgtgcggcgcttgccCCGTGCCACGCCCGTGGCCGACGATGTGTGCGAGTCCGAGACatgcgtcgacgcggcctACACCATGATCCACTCTCTTAACGAGACCGCCGATCCGTGCGAGGACTTTTTTGCGTTTGCGACCGGCGGATGGCAGGCGAGCCACCCGATTCCCAAGGACCAAGGGGCGTACGAAGCCTTTCAGGTGGTCGAGGACGCGAACGATAAGGTGATGCGGCGCATCCTCACCGACCTGCCTGCTTCGAACAAAGTTGACCAGCAGaacctcggcacgctgcgcactTTTTACGGCGCGTGTATGAATACCGACGCACAGGACAAgctcggcaccgcgccgctcctcgacgagttCCGGGCGTTGCACAGCGTACTGACAGACAGCAAAGCGCCGCTTGCAGATACGCTGGCTTGGCTGCACGCGCGGGGCTACGATGCGCTCTTTTCGTCCGATATTAGCGGCGATGCCGGCAAAGCGCCGCTGCTTGCGATTCCCGAAGTGAGCCCCGGCGGCCTGGGCCTGCCGGATCCTGCGTACTATGAAGACAAAAAGGCCGTGGACATGTACCGCGACCTGATtgtcgacgcggtgcgtgcgctgcacaaGGAGGCGCACAGCAGCCTGCTGCCAATGGACATGGACGCGGACGCCGTTGCCTTGGCGATCGTTGCGttcgaggccgaggtcgccAAAATCACGCCGGATATGGTCGAGCTAAGTGATCCAGTCGGCATTTACAACCCCATCTCGCCTGCGGCCCTCGAAAAAAtggcgccggcggtcgACTGGCGCACCTACTTTAAGCGCAtgagcggcgagcgcgcaaCGCCCAAGTCGGTCATTATCGCGAGCCCCGCGTACATGAAAAAGCTGAGCAAGCTGCTGGAGACGACGCCTAAAAATACCGTGCATGCATACCTGTACTGGACGGTGgtccgcgacgcgggccGTTTCCTCGGCCCGAACGTCACGCTGGGCGagcccgcgcgccgcctcaaTCGCTTcgcacgcggcgtcgacgtcgacgtgcgcgacaaCCGCGAGTCGCAGTGCCTCAAGGCGACCAacagcgcgctcggcctcaTGTCGGGCCGCTTCTTTGTGCAAGAGGCGTTCGGCTTTGACAGCAAGacgcaggtcgagcgcatcatCGACCAGATCCGCAAGGCGTTCtaccgccgcctgcacaCGATTCCGTGGCTCGACGGAGAGACGCGcaaggccgcgctgcgAAAAGCCGAGTGGGTCGCCATTGAAGTCGGCTACCCCACTGTGCCGAACACCGAGAGTGCCACGTCGATTCGCGACTGGTACGCGGACCTCGCGGTGGGCGACGCGTACTTTGCCAACAggctcgccgctcgcaaGTTTGAGGTTGCGCAGCAGTgggcgcgtctcggcggcgaAATCCTGACCGGTATGAGTGCCGCGATGGTGCCGAGCGAAGTCAATGCATTCTACAATCCCCCCCACAACGAGATCGTCTTCCCGGCCGGGATTCTCCAGGCGCCCTTCTTCCACCCCCGCTGGCCGATGTATATGCAGTACGGTGCCTTTGGTGCGGTCGCCGGCCACGAGCTCTCGCACGCGTTCGACCCGAATGGCCGCCTGTACGACGCCGAAGGACTCCTGCACGACTGGTGGAcaccgcgcaccgcgtccgagtTCCACGCGCGCCAAAAGTGCATCGAGGAGCAGTACGGCAACTATACgatcgacgacggcgaAGGGCACCAGCTGCACCTGCAGAGCCGCTTCTCGGTGGGCGAGGATGTGGCGGACGCGGGCGGCATTGCGCAGAGCTACCGTGCCTGGCGCCACCAGCTCGCGAGCGAtcccgcggccgcggcgcagaacAAGCGCCTGCCCGGCCTGTCGAACTATACGCCGGAGCAAATCTTTTTCCTG GCCTATGGCGCGACGTGGGCGAGCAATGTGCGgacggccgaggccgtgcgtCTCTTGCGCATC GACCCGCACTCGCCCGGCAAGTACCGTGTCAATGGCGTGCTGGCCAACTTCCCTCCATTTGCCGAAGCGTTCCAGTGcaagcgcggcacgcccaTGGCGCCGAAAGAACGCTGTGAAATTTGGTAG
- the YLH47 gene encoding LETM1 domain-containing protein ylh47 (TransMembrane:1 (i131-154o); COG:S; EggNog:ENOG503NUF6), whose amino-acid sequence MASKVGTVAAVGLAAGMQQRLLHRALPMVTARRVGRVGMRSMPARARALHATPRVWEKKSAESKEVSTEPKPSIPVRVWNKVKEEAAHYWSGTKLLGKEVSISTRLLRRMILGYNLTRREHRQLRRTMGDLLRLIPFIPFVIIPAAELLLPVAVKLFPNMLPSTFESKFAVEEKRRRLLKLRLEMAKFLQESIKEGGLQVSEEVKDSDAFKEFFRKVRTTGESPTKEDVIKVAKLFDEELTLDNLTRPQLVSICRYMQVNAFGTDNYMRFQIRHAMNRIRRDDLVISMEGTDSMSFQELLSACQSRGIWTQNMSEEELRESLNVWINLHFREKISGTLLILSRAFYFVGNPGEKHKSFQDMQLKGLEMTMSSLPESLLNEAELHFSKEAATNKQRLEVLEEQEHLIEDEAEQEEEQQAARDADRKRKDAEKRRQSSENAEASRILPKTSSDGQGAASPEVATAKGGDDVRMTQEQLTELGEALSILSAKSSVLREREELSELMASLPPAQEADGKTADDEAPVASGKVKALYKRIRSMLQRIDKQLEDYDRDVGSRMHLIQTSSTGKISADDLEQALRLIKHRPDEDELQKIVDKLDVDLDGLVPLDHVLELARDENALEMGRDDEVRDIQKEGQRILDEKPRKSDIVEEK is encoded by the coding sequence ATGGCTAGCAAAGTGGGAACTGTGGCCGCCGTGGGCCTGGCGGCCGGTATGCAGCAGCGTCTGCTGCACCGGGCCCTTCCGATGGtgacggcgcgtcgtgtgGGCCGCGTCGGGATGCGGAGCATGCCTGCCCGTGCCCGGGCGCTGCATGCCACGCCGCGGGTCTGGGAGAAAAAGTCGGCTGAGTCGAAGGAAGTCTCGACCGAGCCCAAGCCCTCGATCCCCGTGCGTGTGTGGAACAAGGTGAAGGAGGAGGCTGCGCACTACTGGTCTGGCACTAAGCTGCTCGGAAAAGAGGTGTCGATCTCGACGCGTCTGCTGCGTCGCATGATCCTCGGCTACAACCTGACGCGTCGTGAGCACCGCCAGCTGCGCCGTACGATGGGCGATCTGCTGCGCTTGATCCCCTTTATTCCGTTTGTGATTATCCCGGctgccgagctcctgcttCCGGTCGCGGTCAAGCTCTTTCCGAACATGCTTCCGAGCACCTTTGAGAGCAAGTTTGCCGTGGAAGAGAAGCGCCGTCGTCTCCTGAAGCTGCGCCTGGAAATGGCCAAGTTCCTCCAGGAATCCATCAAGGAGGGCGGTCTGCAGGTCTCGGAAGAGGTCAAGGACTCGGACGCCTTCAAGGAGTTCTTCCGCAAGGTGCGCACCACCGGCGAGTCGCCTACGAAGGAGGACGTGATCAAGGTCGCCAAACTCTTTGACGAGGAGCTCACGCTCGACAACCTCACGCGTCCCCAGCTCGTGTCCATCTGCCGCTACATGCAGGTGAACGCGTTCGGTACCGACAACTACATGCGCTTCCAGATCCGCCACGCGATGAACCGCATCCGCCGCGACGATCTCGTGATCAGCATGGAAGGCACCGACTCGATGTCCTTCCAGGAGCTGCTCTCTGCGTGCCAGAGCCGCGGTATCTGGACGCAAAACATGtcggaggaggagctgcgcgagagtCTCAACGTCTGGATCAACCTGCACTTCCGCGAAAAGATCTCGGGCACGCTGCTGATCCTCTCGCGTGCGTTCTACTTTGTGGGCAACCCGGGCGAGAAGCACAAGTCGTTCCAGGACATGCAGCTCAAGGGTCTCGAGATGACCATGAGCTCGCTGCCAGAGTCGCTCCTgaacgaggccgagctgcacTTTAGCAAGGAGGCCGCGACGAacaagcagcgcctcgaggtcctcgaggagcaggagcacctcatcgaggacgaggccgagcaggaggaggagcagcaggccgcacgcgacgcggaccgcAAACGCAAGGATGCCGAGAAGCGCCGCCAGTCGAGCGAGAATGCCGAGGCGTCGCGCATCCTGCCCAAGACGTCCAGCGACGGCCAGGGCGCCGCTTCGCCCGAGGTCGCCACGGCCAagggcggcgacgacgtgcgcatgACGCAGGAGCAACtcaccgagctcggtgaGGCGCTCAGCATCCTCAGCGCCAAGTCatcggtgctgcgcgagcgcgaggagctctcGGAGCTCATGGCCTCGCTGCCCCCCGCGCAAGAGGCCGACGGCAAgacggccgacgacgaggcgccggtcgcgtcAGGCAAGGTCAAGGCGCTGTACAAGCGCATCCGCTCGATgctccagcgcatcgacaAGCAGCTGGAGGATTacgaccgcgacgtcggcagcCGCATGCACCTCATCCAAACCTCGTCGACGGGCAAGATCAGTGCGgacgacctcgagcaggcgctgcgcctgatCAAGCACCGtccggacgaggacgagctgcagaaGATTGtcgacaagctcgacgtggacctcgacggcctcgTGCCGCTGGACCACGTCTTGGAGCTCGCCCGCGACGAGAATGCGCTCGAGATggggcgcgacgacgaagTGCGCGACATCCAGAAAGAGGGGCAGCGCATCTTGGACGAGAAGCCGCGCAAGAGCGACATTGTCGAAGAGAAATAG
- a CDS encoding endothelin-converting enzyme 1 (MEROPS:MER0001056; COG:E; EggNog:ENOG503NWJF; TransMembrane:1 (o44-64i)): MSGHETEPLLDTERGTRAEIEGRVRRVARKVHDTVLKPLAHPAVWRPVLLVLAVLNLLALLALFSGRKEPGEQEDVLDHVCTSRDCVQVSYELQHSMNRTVDPCDDFYEYSTGGWRASHPIPSDSGLFGIGQFVLANNNKVLHNILQGDVEPSSRADKENLAKLRTFYGACVDTKGQDKEGAKPLLNELFALHKELHASKDSLTDAVAWLHARGVNVLFEPAVEGDPGHGPLTATPQIAPGGLSLPDTTYYSDNEVLSLYRSILVQGVEALGKALRSHKAMDVLGGEPGKIADAIIDFEKKLAEITPDVVELSDPLKTYNPMSGSQLQKLAPAIDWDAYLHEMSTSGVSPHKVVVASTAYVKKLGALLERTPARTVRAYLYWSVVREFGLFLGPNVDLGEPARRLNRFANGLDEDAEENRDTTCLDAVSAALGYMSGRFYAEATFGPESKSQVEELMDTIRLAFFRKLQRLPWLDNSTRETARQKAEAIVIKIGYPSTPNSESASAIRDWYASLQVGGSYFANQVAAHRFLVHEAWSHIGGSLNTGLIGDLMPAEVNAEYNAAQNEIVFPAGLLQPPYFDPTWPMYLQYGAFGTTAGHELSHAFDPSGRLFDKNGYLDDWWTPETAKAFEERQSCIEEQYGNYTISDGEGHEYKLQSKFTIGEDVADAGGLAQSYSAWKYRVKHGNPQVWKRNQRLPGLTEFTQEQLFFLAYGAAWARNIRPGEAIKRLKTDPHAPTKYRVNGALVNFPPFAEAFGCKAGKDAMALPAEQRCEIW; the protein is encoded by the coding sequence ATGTCGGGACACGAAACTGAGCCTCTTCTGGATAcggagcgcggcacgcgcgccgagatcgaagggcgcgtgcgccgcgtcgcccgcaaGGTGCACGACACCGTCCTCAAGCCGCTCGCCCACCCGGCGGTCTGGCGCCCCGTACTTTTGGTGCTCGCGGTGCTGaacctgctcgcgctcctcgccctctTCTCCGGACGCAAGGAGCCCGGCGAGCAGGAGGACGTGCTTGACCACGTatgcacgtcgcgcgactgcGTCCAGGTCTCgtacgagctgcagcactCGATGAATCGCACCGTGGATCCGTGCGACGATTTCTACGAGTACTCGACCGGCGGCTGGCGCGCAAGCCACCCCATCCCCAGCGACTCGGGCCTGTTTGGCATCGGCCAGTTTGTGCTCGCGAACAACAACAAGGTGCTGCACAACATCCTCCagggcgacgtcgagccGTCAAGCCGCGCTGATAAGGAGAACCTCGCGAAGCTGCGCACGTTCTacggcgcgtgcgtcgacACCAAGGGTCAGGACAAGGAGGGAGCGAAGCCGCTTTTGAAcgagctctttgcgctgcacAAGGAGCTGCACGCCTCGAAGGACTCGCTCACCGATGCCGTCGCTTGGCTGCACGCCCGCGGCGTCAATGTGCTCTTTGAGCCGGCCGTCGAGGGCGACCCCGGCCACGGGCCGCTGACTGCCACGCCGCAGatcgcgccgggcggcctGAGCCTGCCGGACACGACGTACTACAGCGACAACGAGGTGCTTAGCCTCTACCGCAGCATCCTCGTGCagggcgtcgaggcgctcggcaaggcccTCCGCTCGCACAAGGCCATGGATGTCCTGGGTGGCGAGCCGGGCAAGATTGCCGACGCCATCATTGACTTTGAGAagaagctcgccgagattACCCCGGATGTCGTCGAGCTGAGCGACCCCCTGAAGACGTACAACCCCATGTCCGGCTCGCAGCTCCAGAAGCTTGCGCCGGCAATCGACTGGGATGCGTACCTGCACGAAATGAGCACGTCGGGCGTGTCTCCCCACAAGGTCGTAGTCGCAAGCACGGCGTACGTCAAgaagctcggcgcgctgctcgaaaGGACGCCCGCACGCACCGTGCGTGCCTACCTGTACTGGTCGGTGGTCCGCGAGTTTGGCCTCTTCCTCGGCCCCAAcgtcgatctcggcgagcccgcgcgccgcctcaaCCGCTTCGCCAATGGCCTCGACGAAGACGCGGAGGAGAACCGCGACACGACGTGTTTGGACGCggtcagcgccgcgctcggctaCATGTCCGGCCGCTTCtacgccgaggcgacgtTCGGCCCCGAGAGCAAGTcgcaggtcgaggagctgatGGACACGATCCGCCTCGCCTTCTTCCGCAAGCTCCAAAGGCTCCCGTGGCTCGACAACTCGACGCGCGAGACGGCGCGCCaaaaggccgaggcgatcgtCATCAAGATCGGCTACCCTTCCACGCCGAACTCGgagagcgcgtcggcgatcCGCGACTGGTACGCCTCGCTCCAGGTGGGCGGCTCTTACTTTGCGAAccaggtcgcggcgcaccgcttCCTCGTTCACGAGGCCTGGTCGCACATTGGCGGCTCGCTCAACACGGGCCTCATTGGCGACCTGATGCCGGCCGAGGTCAATGCCGAGTACAATGCCGCGCAGAACGAGATCGTGTTCCCCGCCGGTCTGCTCCAGCCGCCGTACTTTGACCCGACGTGGCCAATGTACCTGCAGTACGGCGCCTTTGGCACCACGGCCGGCCACGAACTGTCCCACGCCTTTGACCCGTCCGGTCGCCTCTTTGACAAGAACGGCTACCTGGACGACTGGTGGACGCCCGAGACTGCCAAGGCGTTTGAGGAGCGTCAGAGCTGCATCGAGGAGCAGTACGGCAACTACACGAtcagcgacggcgagggACACGAGTACAAGCTCCAGAGCAAGTTTACCATCGGCGAGGACGTCGCGGACGCGggcggccttgcgcagaGCTACTCTGCGTGGAAGTACCGCGTGAAGCACGGCAACCCACAGGTGTGGAAGCGCAACCAGCGCCTGCCGGGCCTCACCGAGTTTACGCAGGAGCAGCTCTTCTTCCTCGCatacggcgcggcgtgggcgCGCAACATCCGCCCCGGTGAGGCGATCAAGCGCCTCAAGACTGAcccgcacgcgccgaccAAGTACCGCGTCAATGGAGCGCTGGTCAACTTCCCGCCGTTTGCCGAGGCCTTTGGCTGCAAGGCCGGCAAGGACGCCATGGCCCTGCCCGCGGAGCAGCGCTGTGAGATTTGGTAG
- the YTM1_2 gene encoding ribosome biogenesis protein ytm1 (COG:Z; EggNog:ENOG503NU6D), which yields MQAPGDAAATLPIRLRTSLPGCSIPYVPYMVPVNWRRSQLSTLVNKVLQTADAERATVPFDFIVDGELLRCSLEEYLAQNARSTEEALELEYIRSTLPPAFKDAATQDDWVAGIDARSSTVLVASYDGNVRLFDKQNLEKEPVTYAPAYASGTTSLTTAQWLAQDETVVTGAMDGTVAVWRLPGSDAQTYQVLRAAELRHHTGPVTNVDVAQDGNPTATVLSAGWDGSIALWDVPRDASFASAADEEATSKKRRTKGGSARAAAETIEAPPPTVVFSHVAATLGASAAKVLGTAPAPGNNARTFARLGEQSVWSAAWDGSVKHWDLSLGGLAGEKASDKVPLCLDVMHGAAARVQVVTGHMDHSMALYDFRDTTHNAIAIANAHTAPVSAVRSHPTSSYLLASGAYDGRIKVWDVRSPKQALFALSQPLATSQEAKKGQTKLLSVDWTADGNSVVAGGEDCRVSIYQGNAIGDEHI from the coding sequence ATGCAGGCGCCTGGGGATGCGGCAGCTACGCTGCCAATCCggctgcgcacgtcgctgcCGGGATGCTCGATTCCGTATGTGCCGTACATGGTGCCGGTGAACTGGCGCAGGTCGCAGCTGTCGACGCTCGTGAACAAGGTCTTGCAGAccgccgacgcggagcgcgcgacCGTGCCGTTTGATTTTAttgtcgacggcgagctgctgcgctgTAGCCTCGAAGAGTACCTCGCGCAGAacgcgcgctcgactgaagaggcgctcgagctggagTATATCCGCAGCACGCTTCCGCCGGCGTTTAAGGacgccgcgacgcaggACGACTGGGTCGCGGGAATCGacgcgcgctcgtccacGGTGCTTGTCGCGTCGTACGACGGCAATGTGCGCCTGTTTGATAAGCAGAACCTCGAAAAGGAGCCGGTGACGTACGCACCGGCgtacgcgagcggcacCACGTCGCTCACCACCGCCCAGTGGCTCGCACAAGACGAGACGGTGGTGACCGGCGCAATGGACGGCACAGTGGCGGTTTGGCGCCTGCCGGGATCCGATGCACAGACCTAccaggtgctgcgcgccgccgagctgcgccaccACACGGGGCCGGTGACCAACGTGGACGTCGCCCAGGACGGCAACCCCACCGCGACGGTCCTCAGCGCGGGTTGGGACGGCTCCATTGCGCTGTGGGacgtgccgcgcgacgcttCGTTTGCGTCGGCTGCCGACGAAGAGGCCACGTCGAAAAAGCGCCGCACCAAGGGCGGCTCCGCccgtgccgctgccgagacgatcgaggcgccgccgcccaccGTCGTCTTTtcgcacgtcgccgcgacgctcggtgcgtcggccgccaaggtgctcggcaccgcgccggcACCGGGCAACAATGCCCGCAcctttgcgcgcctcggcgagcagagCGTgtggagcgccgcatggGACGGCTCGGTGAAGCACTGGGACctgtcgctcggcggcctcgctGGCGAAAAGGCCTCGGACAAGGTGCCGCTGTGCCTCGATGTgatgcacggcgcggcggcgcgtgtgcaGGTCGTCACCGGGCACATGGACCACAGCATGGCTCTCTACGATTTCCGCGATACGACGCACAATGCGATCGCGATCGCGAATGCGCACACGGCGCCGGTGAGCGCGGTGCGTTCGCACCCTACGTCCTCGTACCTCCTTGCGTCGGGCGCGTACGACGGCCGCATCAAGGTGTGGGACGTGCGTTCGCCGAAGCAGGCGCTCTTTGCCCTCTCGCAGCCGCTCGCCACCTCGCAGGAGGCCAAGAAGGGGCAGACCAAGCTCCTCTCGGTCGACTGGACCGCCGACGGGAACAGCGTcgtggccggcggcgaggacTGCCGCGTGAGTATATACCAGGGGAACGCGATAGGCGACGAGCATATCTAG